A single genomic interval of Helianthus annuus cultivar XRQ/B chromosome 13, HanXRQr2.0-SUNRISE, whole genome shotgun sequence harbors:
- the LOC110898577 gene encoding transcription factor HY5 isoform X2 codes for MQDQAATSSVAASLQSSSERSSSSALHVNVKEGMESDDEIRKVPEIGGEPEAVGASGTGREPVSVSHPERVQSAMESTRRKGKSPADKESKRLKRLLRNRVSAQQARERKKAYLNELEVRVKELEKKNSELDERLSTLQNENQMLRHILKNTTAGIQERK; via the exons atgcAGGATCAAGCGGCCACGAGCTCCGTTGCGGCGAGTTTACAGTCAAGTAGTGAGAGATCTTCTAGCTCTGCTCTTCATGTTAATGTCAAAGAAG GTATGGAGAGTGATGATGAGATCAGAAAGGTGCCGGAGATAGGCGGAGAACCCGAAGCCGTCGGAGCATCAGGAACAGGCAGGGAACCGGTGTCGGTATCGCATCCCGAACGGGTTCAAAGCGCGATGGAAAGTACAAGGAGGAAGGGGAAAAGCCCGGCTGACAAAGAAAGCAAGCGGTTGAAGAG GTTGTTACGGAACCGAGTGTCTGCGCAACAAGCAAGAGAAAGAAAGAAGGCATACTTGAATGAGTTGGAAGTACGAGTTAAAGAGTTGGAGAAGAAGAACTCGGAGCTTGATGAGCGTTTGTCTACTTTGCAAAATGAGAACCAAATGCTTagacat ATATTGAAGAACACGACGGCTGGTATTCAAGAAAGGAAATAG
- the LOC110898577 gene encoding transcription factor HY5 isoform X1 codes for MQDQAATSSVAASLQSSSERSSSSALHVNVKEGMESDDEIRKVPEIGGEPEAVGASGTGREPVSVSHPERVQSAMESTRRKGKSPADKESKRLKRLLRNRVSAQQARERKKAYLNELEVRVKELEKKNSELDERLSTLQNENQMLRHVCIYVFIYVCFVEDLHWIVVVVVMCRY; via the exons atgcAGGATCAAGCGGCCACGAGCTCCGTTGCGGCGAGTTTACAGTCAAGTAGTGAGAGATCTTCTAGCTCTGCTCTTCATGTTAATGTCAAAGAAG GTATGGAGAGTGATGATGAGATCAGAAAGGTGCCGGAGATAGGCGGAGAACCCGAAGCCGTCGGAGCATCAGGAACAGGCAGGGAACCGGTGTCGGTATCGCATCCCGAACGGGTTCAAAGCGCGATGGAAAGTACAAGGAGGAAGGGGAAAAGCCCGGCTGACAAAGAAAGCAAGCGGTTGAAGAG GTTGTTACGGAACCGAGTGTCTGCGCAACAAGCAAGAGAAAGAAAGAAGGCATACTTGAATGAGTTGGAAGTACGAGTTAAAGAGTTGGAGAAGAAGAACTCGGAGCTTGATGAGCGTTTGTCTACTTTGCAAAATGAGAACCAAATGCTTagacatgtatgtatatatgtatttatttatgtATGTTTTGTCGAAGATCTTCattggattgttgttgttgttgttatgtgCAGATATTGA
- the LOC110901266 gene encoding protein FAR1-RELATED SEQUENCE 5-like, translating into MSSADSVDHISKWEERVCLNSGRKFYKPKVSGSIRPSVGMFFKSFDEAFAFYQRYALTAEFHVSKEIDSGSVDENSKKIVRRNRGSKKVGCNAHVKLILENNNMFKIYYFEEEHNYIFVEDEDIHFLPAARSIDYVKESFISGLSAINIGFVKAFNIIKTMYGGFCEVGASKVDCKNYRRDLNLYIGEYDAEMVVRRLIRKKECSPGFTYDYVIGDDRRLKGLFWADEQSKTNYTVFGDIVSFDATYRSNKYDLVFVPFTGIDNHFRNVTFGGALLGSETADFYRWLLRCFVNAFGNDPKVLVTDQDAAMKRAIKVVLSRSRHRLCMWHIWEKLKTKVGLVLSSNIDFNTRMTRVVWNDTIIPEDFETEWHSIMSTFGLENHEWLKDMYDLRFDWIPSYYHGENLAGLMRTTSRCESENYFFDQFCNPRCTLVEFFTHF; encoded by the exons ATGTCTTCTGCAGACTCTGTTG ATCACATTTCCAAATGGGAGGAACGTGTATGCTTAAACAGTGGAAGAAAGTTTTACAAACCTAAAGTCAGTGGATCCATTAGACCTTCTGTTGGAATGTTTTTTAAATCATTTGATGAGGCTTTTGCGTTTTATCAGAGATATGCACTTACTGCAG AATTTCATGTTAGCAAAGAAAtagattctggttcagttgaTGAGAATAGTAAAAAGATTGTTAGACGTAATAGAGGTTCAAAAAAAGTTGGATGCAATGCTCATGTGAAATTGATATTAGAGAACAATAATATgtttaaaatatactactttgaAGAAGAACATAATTATATCTTTGTTGAAGATGAAGATATTCATTTCTTGCCTGCTGCCAGAAGTATTGATTATGTTAAAGAAAGTTTTATATCTGGATTGTCTGCAATCAATATTGGATTTGTTAAAGCATTCAATATTATAAAAACAATGTATGGTGGTTTTTGTGAAGTTGGTGCTAGTAAAGTTGATTGTAAGAACTATAGAAGGGATTTGAATCTTTACATAGGAGAGTATGATGCAGAAATGGTAGTTAGGCGTCTTATTAGGAAGAAAGAATGTTCTCCTGGTTTCACATATGATTATGTTATTGGTGATGATAGAAGATTGAAAGGACTTTTCTGGGCTGATGAGCAATCAAAAACAAATTATACAGTATTTGGTGACATAGTCAGTTTTGATGCTACTTATAGATCAAACAA ATATGATTTGGTTTTTGTACCATTTACTGGGATTGATAATCATTTTAGGAATGTCACATTCGGTGGTGCATTACTTGGTTCTGAGACTGCAGATTTTTATCGATGGCTTTTAAGGTGCTTTGTTAATGCTTTTGGAAATGATCCTAAAGTTCTTGTTACTGATCAAGATGCTGCAATGAAGAGAGCTATTAAGGTTGTTCTTTCAAGAAGTAGACATAGGTTATGTATGTGGCATATATGGGAGAAATTGAAGACAAAG GTTGGTCTTGTTTTGTCATCCAATATTGACTTTAATACAAGAATGACTCGTGTTGTTTGGAATGATACTATTATTCCAGAAGATTTTGAAACTGAGTGGCATTCAATAATGTCTACTTTTGGATTGGAAAATCATGAATGGTTAAAAGATATGTACGATCTTCGATTTGATTGGATACCCTCTTATTACCATGGAGAGAATTTGGCTGGTCTTATGCGTACTACGTCTAGATGTGAAAGCGAGAATTActtctttgatcagttttgtaaTCCAAGATGTACACTTGTTGAATTTTTCACTCATTTTTAG